The DNA window TGGGGTGTGTCAGGTTTACTCTGTTAATTCTAGCAAAGGACGGTTTCCAACGCAAAGAAAAATAGTCCAGGGAACATGCAACctcctgtgacatcagcgttttCTTTGGTCTGGTTTTCTGTGGAGTCTGCATCAGTGGTATGCTCAAAATGAGAGTACGTTCCCTCATGACTaaacacaggctcacacacagggcCGGGGTCCAGCCTGTGGCTTTCTCATTGGCTGCCACCAATGATGTTTATGACCAATAGCAGAATggaaactctctctctgtctctgtgtctcgcTTAATTGGGAGTCTGCAGTCTGCCTTCTCAAGCTTCACATGAAGCGTCTACCACAAAATAAATTTCTTCGCTAGTTTAGCTTGTGCACCACGGTGTGCAAAGAAGCAGCAGCTTCACATCGCATTTCACAGGAAATTAACAGCTGGGTTCCATAAAGGTTTGGCTAACGCAACAGGTCAATACAAATTAAACTCCCCCCTTTACCAACCCTGTTAAATGGACATATCCTCACCAGGTTTCTTTTGTAAATGGAGCATTTCAAATATAGAGAAAATAGTAGTAAAACAATGTAGAAAAGAATAAATACGTGCTGACCTCGTCATGGGTCCTAATGCTGCGGTCTGCATACCTGTGCCAGTGATGATGGTCACAAAGTCCTCCACCCCTCGGCCGTGGCCGAACTTCCTCTCCGCCAGGGCAGCACAGTTCCCGTCGTTGTCCACCCACACGGGCAGATGCAGGGCGTCGGAGATGGGCGTGCGAATGTCAATGCCGCTCCACTCCTTGATCAGCTTGGTGGAGTCTATGATCACCCCCTCCTGAGGATTCACACGGCCGCCAGTGGACacgcctgagagagagagagaggtaaacgagggagagaaagaaggagggggaagagagaaggatagaaagaacaaaacagaaaaagggagagaagaagagagagatcgagagggagagaaagagactttTAGAACTACGGAGAGGTAACTGGCCCCATTTGCCTCCAAATGGAAATGGTTCTAATGTGGTATCCATGCAGAAGTGTACCTACCCACACCCAAGATTCTGCAGTTGAGGTCCACAGCTTGGATTGCAGCATctgtgcacattttcaaaatgagttcCATCCTGGCTTCATAGTTTTTTGGGTTTGGTTGGCAGAACTTCTTCACTATACCCCCCTGCCATCAAATAACATTGAACGtcaaaaacacaatattcaaGCAACAATCCTTCTAGGATTAGAGCTAAACCTGCAGACTCTGTGGTCCTCCTGGCCTGGAGTTAAACTTGtagaccctgtggccctccagaactgTAGTTTGAAACCACTGCTCCAGGGCCTTACCTTCATGCTGATGATGGCCACACGCAGGTTGGTCCCTCCCAGGTCTACGGCCAGGGCGCTCTGGGTCTCCAGGATGTGGTCGATGTCCTGGGAGAAGCACTCCTTCACCGGTGGGAAGCGGAAGGACTTCTGCAGCGGCTCGTCCAGATCGATGCTCTGCAGGAACTTCAGGATGCGCGGCACTGAGTTCCCATCACCGTAGATCTTAGAGCTGCGGAGTGAGGCGGAACAGCCATTTAAGGAccaaatgcattgtgggtagggcTACAGCATGTGACCAGTGTTTCATGTCTTATCCTCAAGGAGTCAAGGTAAGAAACTATTAGATGAAGTCCAAAGACCAGTTATACCATCAAGGTAACCCAATTTTTGTGTCGGTTTTAATTTGGTGGAATGAGCTTGAATTTGACAGTTGAGTAGAGCAGTGGACATAAGTGATGTCAGTACACATTTACTTTGAGTCAAGCAGCATGATTAGAACCTTCACTCATAGTAATTAAATTCCTTATTGAGACTAAGTGAGAATCACTTAGAATAATTGAGACTGAATAACTATTAAACAAGAGACTTGAGTCAATATTGTCCTCATAGTGAATAGTGAAACTCTGATCTGGTcagtgcatatactgtataaatacagaTTTTCATCTTTTTGACAGAAGAAGTGGGTAGTGGTCAAGTTTTTCAAGATGATCTAATTGTGTGGATCCTTTCCAAAGAGCACTTTTGACACCTCCCGCTCAATGTGATACCCACTCCCACAGTTCTCTTTAACAGGCCATCCTGTGTTTTACAGGTATTATGTGGTACACACCAGGGATAGCGCTTCCCAAACTGCAGCTCTAGGGCGTGGTAGATCTTatactgtgtgtctgcatctcgCACATGAAGGACGTTTTCACCTGGTGGGGTttgaacacattcacaatcaGATAAACCAATGGACAGCTTTGGGTCCAACTGCACAGATATCCTACAGGGgtgaaattatatataaatagcTGCCACATTGTCAGGGAAACTGAAGGAACACACCACCTACACCCTACTGTGGGTGTGCTTGCATTTAAGCTTAGGTCTAAACAACTTACACAGCTAccccttttcattttcactgtttaaCCCATTTTGGGTTAAGTGCCTAGTTCAATGGTACAGCAGtagtgccccagctgggaatcgaaTCCATAACCTTTGAGTTAGAGTACAGTTCCCAAGCCAATACAACACAGTGGTGACAACATTGATTTGATTAATCCCTCCAGAGTGTGAGTCTTTTCCTGAAAGCTGTGCCCCCTACCTGTCTCTCTGCCCGTCTGGCGGGACCCCAGGTTGATGACGGGCGTTCCAAACGCCCCCGCCTCCCGCACCCCTCCGCTGCTGTTACCGATCATGCAGCCGGCGTGTTCCACCAGCTGGATGAACTTGTCAAAGGGCACGTGCTTCGCCGCCCGGAAGTTGGGGTGTCGTTCGATCCCCTTCCTCCTCATCACACGCACCATATCCTTACTTcctgtgggggggaggagaggagaggagaggacaggaggggagaggagaggagaggaggggaggggagaggagatgagaggagaggagaggagaggagaggagaggagggagggctgGGTTAAATCTGCGGGTCAATgcctgtgagtctgtctgttGAGCTGCACTTAGAGACTTGTGAGCCCAACTCAAGGACTGCTGTATGACGCATGGGCTTATATGTGCAACAtacaatgataaatatataacacagaaatatatttgttaAGTGTAAACAAAACTTTCACATCTGTGTCATTTgcaataatgaatgaaaaatggataaaaaggCTGAAGAAGAGGGTAAAAATGTTACCAGTTTGTactttcaaaattctaagtatACCAGTGGTCTCAAAAGCTATTTTTGCACTGATGGCGTCTTTGTTGAAATTCTTGCGCTTAAACTCTCACTTAAGTTATTTCTACTAGTGGTCTGAGCACAGGAGCAATCTACATCTTTGAAACTGTTTCCAGGAGACCagtgcaaaacacatttttccttaGCACAGCTTGAGATGAATGCCTGCGGCGTGCGGCTGTTGTTGAAAATGATCCTGAGAAGAATCGGGTTCAccggagtgggcggggcttacctgcGTCGATGTTGGGGAAGAGGATGAGCGTTCTCTTGTTAAAGGATATCAGGGCGTCCAGCATCAGGCCGTACATCTTCACAGAGTTCTCGATGTCGGTGGTGACGGGGTGCTGCAGAGCCAGGATGTAGCCGTTCTCTTTCACATCATCTCCTGTCGGGGTGAGGAGATCAAGGGGGTAAGTGGCGAATCACCAAGGTGGGTGGCGAACAGGTGAGGtgagtcccccccaccccccatttacCGTAAAAAATCAATTGGCGAGACCCTGAAGTGAAAGGCGCTATATGCTGCAAACATAACTCAGAGattgcaggttcagttcccagctggggcactgcctGTTGTAGCCTAGTGCAAGACAGTTAAACTGAATtgctacagtaaaatatccagctgtataaattaaccatgtgtaaaaaataaaaataaaaataaaaaaactaaactgtaAGTAGCCCTGGATAAGAGTGGCTGCTAAATGCCATATTAATCTGCTAAATATGAAGTTGGCCcaacatattttacacaggtTAAAGTTTTTCCCCCGTCATACGATAACACAATAGAGGAACAGAGCAATGTATGACGAGAAGGTAGCTCATTACGTCAAAGCATGTGAAGAGAGGGAAGTGTCAGAGATCATTTCCATGATATAAAGATGTCACGTTGGACACACAGTGACTCACTGAAAAACGATTCTCTTCGTTAGCTTGTTCTCTGGCAGAAAGAAAAGACACAAGTGAAACACCCAACCTTTACATCCTAAGCCTGTCAGACCTGTTTCACAATGCTTCATAACCATCATAAAACCTCTATTGTACTCTACTGGTGCTTTGTATACAGTAACgcatacaatacattacatctgtatttgtattttatgctATGTGGCTAAAGAGAGGGTGAGGCTCTCaactaaatgaatgcaatgcaacATGTAAACAGGTAGCTGCAGCTACAGTACCTACCGAGCCAGTGCTGTATGACTTTGGCGGAGTCCTCGCTGTGGTAAGAGGTGAGGAGTCGGTCATAGGAGGGGCAGCCGGCCAGCAGGATGCGGCTGTGGTCCTCGCACATGGCGATAAGGTGCTGCTCGGCGCTGCGGGTGCAGCAGGCGTGGTAGTGCGCCAGCTTGGAGATGGCGTGGCGGATGGAGTCGTCGATGGTGCCGCTCACCTCCCCGCCCTCCACGTGCAGGATGCGGATGTTCATGAGCGCCGCGGCGGTGGCCAGCGCCAGCGCGTCGAAGCGGTCGCCGTGGACGAGCAGCACGTCCGGGTTCAGCCGCCGCAGGACGTCCGGCAGCTTGACCAGCGCCAGGCCCACCGACTCCACCATGGCGGCCTCGTCCTCCCCACGCACGATGGTGTGCAGCTTGGAGCTGACCTCGAATTCGTCCTGCTCGATCATGCGGAACGTGTTcctgggggaaaggggggcaCCGCatattggtaaatggtaaatggactgcattttatatagcgcttttatccaaagcgctttacaattgatgcctctcattcgccagagcagttagggattaggtgtcttgctcaaggacacttcgacacacccagggcggggtttgaaccggcaaccctccgactgccagacaatcggtcttacctcctgagctatgtcgcccctttatTTAACTCACAGTGGACATGCCATGATACCCTCAAACGACCAGTCCACATTGATCCAGTTGAGAAGAAGGGTTCAGAAAGTTTTGAGGAAAAGATTTTCTCAGTGAGAACTAACTGCTACTGACACAGAGAATGATAGAATATTCCCCCCCAGGAGAAATAACATCTGAGCATCATCTTCAGATTAGACtaatctctcacacacttgAGCACTCTaaaggaaatctttttttttttaaggacagaAGGGTGAATCGCTCGGCTCACCCGTAATCGTCAATGAGGTGGGaccccagcaccaccacccGCAGGTCAAAGTTTTCCGGGTCGGCCTTCAGGCCAAACATGATGGGAGCCAGCTTGGAGTAGTCGGCACGGTTACAGGTggccacacacaccctcaactTCCTGTTCCTGGGGCTGTCCTCCATcttctcacccctctctctctcacgctgaACCTGCATGTAGTACAGCTCCTACaacaggagagcagaggaggagaggagtggagagaaaaaaggagaggaggagtgaagTGGAGGAGAAAGCAGGAGAAGACAGACATTTACTTTGGTGGACTCCATGATGAATACAGGATTTGTCTGAATAGGCATAAAATACAATGTCAAAAATTAATTCtgtaaaaagtcaaataattaaagaaagaaGTGTTGCTTGAATCTGCGAATGACAGGTGCACATTGGTATGGCAGGTAGGCAAACACTAGACAAAATCCTTGGGGGAAAAGGCCTCTAAAGGTAgataaacatgaataaatgtagGAGGGCCAAGGcactgttttctttatttaaaaaaaaaaaaaaaaaaaaaactttgactTAAGTATAAAACTTTACATTGGTTTTCTTTAGTGTTAATAAATGCATGCTTGGTGAGTTCACTTTGATGACTGCTGAATTGGGTTGCCAAAATGTGTATAAAGAAACACCTAAGTGTAAAAACACACTTGTATTTAATCATGTGTCAAATTTAAAGCTCATCCACAACCACAAAGACACATCTAACACATACttgcattcttctttttctgttacTTTCACCACTGTTTATgtacaaattaaataacatgCCCAAGGTTTATGGAAATGTACATCTGTTTTGGCTAACTGCAagaatttgttttgtaaaattaacAAATCACAGAATTTGCTCAACAGGCAGTTTAACTCACAGCCTGAACTCAAAGAATGTACCTGAACTCTGCCTGAAACTGTGTGGTACTACCAACTACCAGCATAACTCACTACACTACACAAACACTGTACAACAGTTCAAACACGCTCATCATTAAACAAAAACCCTCAACACTACACGAACACACCactacacaagcacactcactagacaaacacattcaccactaaacaaacacactcaccactatgcaaacacactcaccaaTACACAACATACTCATCGCTGCACAAACAGCTTGCACAGGTACAAGTTCATTAGCTACAGCAGAAACTGGCCCAAATATTCACCAGGACATAAACACCATCTACACAACTGCCCTGTGACAGATGCCATGGCATGAACACAATTTCTACACAACTAGGTCATCAGATTCACCACTACAGACACAACAAATACACAGCTTCTTCACCAAGCCAAACTCTGTGCTAAGATAATTGCTAATCTGCTGGATCACCATTTTCACCACTTCACAAACGCAATTTCTGCACAATTGCAGCATCGCATCCACCACTAAACACAGTTTCTTAGAAACCCAGTAATCACACCAACAACCCTACAAAGGCAACCTTTACACTTATCCTCCATACCATTCAccactacacaaacacagactggaCAAACACACTCATTAGACAAGCAAACTCACCACTAAGCAAAGAGCACACCACATACACGAGTACACGTATAAGTACTCATGAGTACATGTACACTTATATCAGCACTAACCTTCTTTCAATACCAACCTTCAATACCAACTTCTGTCTTTCAAGTGCCAGAGGAGATTCGTTTATCTCCTCCCTTTATGTAGACACATCATTCTAAAAAAATGTGAGTCAATGGAATGATTCAGATTCTTTTCATTCCTGCTGTAAGCAAAGGGTATGTGGCTAATACGTAGAGAGgaacctttaaaaaatatgggTGTGTCCATGAACAGTAGCAGGACACTTTATGTAATCTTTGGTagtttttctgaaaacatacaATGAAATCCTTATTTTCCAGTATGGTTGTGATTCTTATGTACAAggttagtgttttttttctgacagctaTCTGCAGCTACATAATAACAAATCTCTCTGAACATTTGAGCATTTGAGCAATGTTAGCACAATTGAGAAATTTAAGTGCAGAAGCCTACTTGGTTCAAAGTAGGCTTCTGCACTTAAATTTCTCAATTGTGCTAACATTTCTAAACCCTCAAATGTGGTTGAAACTGGCATACTATAGACTACCTTAGGCAAACAATATGGATGACCCTGATGTTGGTATTAGACAGGGATTTGTTACTCAGTTGGGTCCAATTTCATTAACACCTCTAAAATAGCACCATCGGGAAAAGAAACCCTTCAGGCGGAAAACCTTTTAACTACTTTTAACCCTAAATTTCTTTCTTCCTGATCTGAAATGCCTAACTGTGTTTGTAAGGCCATCTTGCTGACAGCTCGAAAGGTACAAGCTGCTGGTCTCTGCTGCATAATCATGACAGAAGTGTGCGCAGTTCACACAGCTGACACAggtgcaggcaggcaggtaggtGTGACATCAACCAGGCATCAATTTGCCCATTAAAATGAGGTAACCCTCTCCACTCTAAACCCTACCCACAATCCTGAAACAAAGTTCATATACCAAACTCTGGGGGCCACACCCATATCTGATTCGTTCCCTGTCTCTATGGAGACCAAACCACTCGTTGCCCTgtggaaaacacagcttaaacaaATGATTAAGTCCTCTGTCTGCCACCCAGCCAGGTGCAACCACTGCCCAACCTGTGGGTTGTATCACCAATATAGCTGCCACTCCAGTTAGATCCTAATCAGTCTGATTGCTCCACAAAAATGAAGAGGCTTAACTAACAGGAATTTTTGGCCACTGACTCCACCCTTCCCAGCTAGCAATTTGAAGCTAGAGCCTTTGTTTGATGCAACATTGAGGAGATGCCAGTCCACCTCTTGCATCACACTAAGGCCACCCCTTTGACACTGTGCTAGTTCACCaaatgtttgtcacagaaaCCCTGGCTCT is part of the Anguilla anguilla isolate fAngAng1 chromosome 7, fAngAng1.pri, whole genome shotgun sequence genome and encodes:
- the LOC118231256 gene encoding bifunctional UDP-N-acetylglucosamine 2-epimerase/N-acetylmannosamine kinase-like isoform X2, which encodes MQVQRERERGEKMEDSPRNRKLRVCVATCNRADYSKLAPIMFGLKADPENFDLRVVVLGSHLIDDYGNTFRMIEQDEFEVSSKLHTIVRGEDEAAMVESVGLALVKLPDVLRRLNPDVLLVHGDRFDALALATAAALMNIRILHVEGGEVSGTIDDSIRHAISKLAHYHACCTRSAEQHLIAMCEDHSRILLAGCPSYDRLLTSYHSEDSAKVIQHWLGDDVKENGYILALQHPVTTDIENSVKMYGLMLDALISFNKRTLILFPNIDAGSKDMVRVMRRKGIERHPNFRAAKHVPFDKFIQLVEHAGCMIGNSSGGVREAGAFGTPVINLGSRQTGRETGENVLHVRDADTQYKIYHALELQFGKRYPCSKIYGDGNSVPRILKFLQSIDLDEPLQKSFRFPPVKECFSQDIDHILETQSALAVDLGGTNLRVAIISMKGGIVKKFCQPNPKNYEARMELILKMCTDAAIQAVDLNCRILGVGVSTGGRVNPQEGVIIDSTKLIKEWSGIDIRTPISDALHLPVWVDNDGNCAALAERKFGHGRGVEDFVTIITGTGIGGGIIQHGELIHGSTFCAAELGHITVSLDGPECKCGSRGCVEAFASGLALQHEAKKLHDADLLITEEVPLKGEETITAAHLISAAQHGNPKAEAVLRTAGTALGVAVVNILHTVNPSLVVLSGVLASSYQAPVQQVISQRALCSVGNVKVLTSDLQEPALLGAASMVLDFATRRMN
- the LOC118231256 gene encoding bifunctional UDP-N-acetylglucosamine 2-epimerase/N-acetylmannosamine kinase-like isoform X1, which encodes MHPQEFGKNPHELYYMQVQRERERGEKMEDSPRNRKLRVCVATCNRADYSKLAPIMFGLKADPENFDLRVVVLGSHLIDDYGNTFRMIEQDEFEVSSKLHTIVRGEDEAAMVESVGLALVKLPDVLRRLNPDVLLVHGDRFDALALATAAALMNIRILHVEGGEVSGTIDDSIRHAISKLAHYHACCTRSAEQHLIAMCEDHSRILLAGCPSYDRLLTSYHSEDSAKVIQHWLGDDVKENGYILALQHPVTTDIENSVKMYGLMLDALISFNKRTLILFPNIDAGSKDMVRVMRRKGIERHPNFRAAKHVPFDKFIQLVEHAGCMIGNSSGGVREAGAFGTPVINLGSRQTGRETGENVLHVRDADTQYKIYHALELQFGKRYPCSKIYGDGNSVPRILKFLQSIDLDEPLQKSFRFPPVKECFSQDIDHILETQSALAVDLGGTNLRVAIISMKGGIVKKFCQPNPKNYEARMELILKMCTDAAIQAVDLNCRILGVGVSTGGRVNPQEGVIIDSTKLIKEWSGIDIRTPISDALHLPVWVDNDGNCAALAERKFGHGRGVEDFVTIITGTGIGGGIIQHGELIHGSTFCAAELGHITVSLDGPECKCGSRGCVEAFASGLALQHEAKKLHDADLLITEEVPLKGEETITAAHLISAAQHGNPKAEAVLRTAGTALGVAVVNILHTVNPSLVVLSGVLASSYQAPVQQVISQRALCSVGNVKVLTSDLQEPALLGAASMVLDFATRRMN